In a genomic window of Mycolicibacter heraklionensis:
- a CDS encoding glucose 1-dehydrogenase has product MGRVDGKVALISGGARGMGAADARMLVGEGAKVVIGDVLDTEGAALAAELGDAARYVHLDVRDPEQWTAAVTTAVETFGKLNVLVNNAGTVALGPLRKFDLDQWHNVIDVNLNGTFLGMRASIDSMIAAGGGSIINVSSIEGLRGAPMVHPYVASKWAVRGLTKSAALELARHNIRVNSLHPGFIRTPMTEHLPEDMVTIPLGRPGTSEEVATFVVFLASDESSYATGSEFVMDGGLVTDVPHKTG; this is encoded by the coding sequence ATGGGGCGTGTAGACGGAAAGGTAGCTCTGATCAGCGGGGGCGCACGCGGCATGGGCGCGGCGGACGCCCGGATGTTGGTCGGCGAGGGCGCCAAAGTCGTCATCGGCGACGTGCTGGACACCGAAGGCGCAGCGCTCGCGGCGGAACTCGGTGACGCCGCGCGGTATGTGCATCTCGACGTCCGGGACCCGGAGCAGTGGACTGCCGCGGTGACAACCGCGGTTGAGACGTTCGGGAAGCTGAACGTATTGGTCAACAATGCCGGGACCGTCGCGCTGGGGCCGCTGCGCAAGTTCGATCTGGACCAGTGGCACAACGTCATCGACGTGAACCTCAACGGCACATTCCTGGGAATGCGGGCCTCCATCGATTCGATGATCGCCGCCGGCGGCGGGTCCATCATCAATGTGTCATCGATCGAGGGTCTGCGCGGGGCCCCGATGGTGCACCCCTACGTGGCCTCGAAATGGGCGGTGCGCGGACTGACGAAATCCGCCGCTCTCGAACTGGCGCGCCACAACATTCGGGTCAACTCGCTGCACCCCGGTTTCATCCGTACCCCGATGACCGAGCATCTACCCGAGGACATGGTGACGATCCCGCTGGGCCGGCCCGGCACATCCGAGGAAGTCGCCACCTTTGTGGTGTTTTTGGCCAGTGACGAGTCCTCCTACGCCACGGGCTCGGAGTTCGTCATGGACGGCGGTCTGGTCACCGATGTTCCGCACAAGACCGGTTGA
- a CDS encoding cytochrome P450: MTSTQSACPFGSGFDFTDPDVLLHGMPITEFAELRKTAPVWWNEQPSHSNIFDDGGYWVISKHQHIKEISRDNDVWSTNAKGAVMRLPDGITADQLDLTKALLINHDPPEHTRLRKLVSRLFTPRSVAALEEKLAQSAREIVAAAAEKDSGNFVDDIAMRLPLLAIADLLGVPEADREKLFHWTNSIMNTDDPDFDSDPAMANAELMGYAYTMAEQRRRCPADDIVTRLVQADIDGESLGETEFAFFVILLAVAGNETTRNAMTHGINAFAENPDQWELYKRQRPETAVDEIVRWATPVHCFQRTAKVDTEIGGVAIGKGQRVGLFYSSANYDEEVFDRPFSFDILRDPNPHLAFGGQGTHYCIGANLARMEIRLIFDEIANQLPDIAKLAEPQRLRSGWINGVKDLQVAYHG, from the coding sequence TTGACATCAACGCAATCAGCTTGTCCGTTCGGTTCAGGTTTCGACTTCACCGACCCGGATGTCCTGCTGCACGGCATGCCGATCACCGAGTTCGCCGAGCTGCGCAAGACGGCACCGGTCTGGTGGAACGAACAGCCGTCGCACAGCAACATCTTTGACGACGGCGGCTACTGGGTCATCAGCAAACACCAACACATCAAAGAGATCTCACGCGACAACGACGTGTGGTCGACCAATGCCAAGGGTGCGGTCATGCGGCTGCCCGACGGCATCACCGCCGACCAGTTGGACTTGACCAAAGCGTTGTTGATCAACCACGACCCGCCCGAGCACACTCGGCTGCGCAAGTTGGTGTCGCGGCTGTTCACGCCGCGGTCCGTCGCTGCGCTGGAGGAGAAACTGGCCCAGTCGGCCCGCGAGATCGTCGCCGCGGCGGCCGAGAAGGACAGCGGCAATTTCGTCGACGACATCGCGATGCGACTACCGCTGCTGGCGATCGCCGACCTGCTCGGGGTTCCCGAGGCCGATCGGGAGAAGCTGTTTCACTGGACCAACTCGATCATGAACACCGATGACCCGGATTTCGACTCCGATCCGGCGATGGCCAACGCCGAGTTGATGGGCTATGCCTACACCATGGCCGAGCAGCGGCGGCGCTGCCCGGCCGACGACATCGTCACCCGCCTCGTCCAGGCTGACATCGACGGCGAATCGCTCGGCGAAACCGAGTTCGCGTTCTTCGTCATCCTGCTGGCGGTGGCGGGCAACGAGACCACCCGCAACGCCATGACGCACGGCATCAACGCGTTCGCGGAGAACCCCGATCAGTGGGAGCTCTACAAGCGGCAGCGGCCCGAGACCGCTGTCGACGAGATCGTGCGCTGGGCAACCCCGGTGCACTGCTTCCAGCGCACCGCCAAGGTCGACACCGAGATCGGCGGGGTGGCCATCGGCAAAGGGCAGCGGGTCGGGTTGTTCTACAGCTCGGCCAACTACGACGAAGAGGTCTTCGACCGGCCGTTCAGTTTCGACATCCTGCGCGACCCCAACCCGCACCTGGCGTTCGGCGGGCAGGGCACCCACTACTGCATCGGCGCCAACTTGGCCCGGATGGAGATCCGGCTGATTTTCGACGAAATCGCCAACCAGCTCCCGGATATCGCGAAGCTGGCCGAACCGCAACGACTGCGGTCCGGCTGGATCAACGGTGTCAAGGATCTGCAGGTCGCCTACCACGGCTGA
- a CDS encoding NDMA-dependent alcohol dehydrogenase produces MKTKGALLWEFNKPWSVEEIEIGDPQKDEVKIQMEAAGMCHSDHHLMTGSIPMAGFPVLGGHEGAGIVTEVGPGVENIAPGDHVVLSFIPSCGSCPTCQSGLRNLCDLGAGLLNGVAVSDGTFRVTARGQGVYPMTLLGTFSPWMVVHKSSVVKIDPSIPFEVACLVGCGVTTGYGSAVRSADIRPGEDVAIVGVGGVGMSALQGAVNAGARNIFVIDPVDWKRDQALKFGATHVYPDIFAAMGGMMEVTAGLMARKVIVTVGEVHGADVDNYMILTAKGGTCVLTAMGSMLENQVTLNLAMLTLLQKNLQGTIFGGGNPQYDIPQLLSMYKVGKLNLDDMVTRQYKLEQINEGYQDMLDGKNIRGIIRYTDADR; encoded by the coding sequence GTGAAGACAAAGGGTGCGTTGCTCTGGGAGTTCAACAAACCGTGGTCGGTCGAGGAGATCGAGATCGGTGACCCCCAGAAAGACGAGGTCAAGATTCAGATGGAGGCGGCGGGCATGTGCCACTCCGACCACCACCTGATGACCGGCAGCATCCCCATGGCCGGCTTCCCGGTCCTCGGCGGGCACGAGGGCGCCGGCATCGTCACCGAAGTCGGCCCCGGGGTAGAGAACATCGCCCCCGGCGACCACGTGGTGCTGTCCTTCATCCCGTCCTGCGGCAGCTGTCCGACCTGTCAGTCCGGACTGCGTAACCTGTGCGACCTGGGCGCCGGCCTGCTCAACGGGGTGGCCGTCAGCGACGGCACCTTCCGCGTCACCGCGCGCGGCCAAGGCGTCTACCCGATGACACTGCTCGGCACTTTCTCGCCGTGGATGGTGGTGCACAAGTCCTCGGTGGTGAAGATCGACCCGTCGATTCCGTTCGAGGTGGCGTGCTTGGTCGGCTGCGGTGTCACCACCGGCTACGGATCGGCTGTCCGCAGCGCCGACATCCGCCCGGGTGAAGACGTCGCGATCGTCGGTGTCGGCGGGGTGGGTATGTCGGCATTGCAGGGCGCGGTCAACGCCGGCGCCCGCAACATCTTCGTCATCGACCCAGTGGACTGGAAGCGCGACCAGGCGCTGAAGTTCGGCGCCACCCACGTCTACCCGGACATCTTCGCCGCGATGGGCGGCATGATGGAGGTCACCGCCGGCCTGATGGCCCGCAAGGTGATCGTCACCGTCGGCGAGGTGCACGGCGCCGACGTCGACAACTACATGATCTTGACCGCCAAGGGCGGCACCTGCGTGCTCACCGCGATGGGGTCCATGCTGGAGAACCAGGTCACGCTCAACCTGGCGATGCTGACGTTGCTGCAGAAGAACCTGCAGGGCACCATCTTCGGCGGCGGAAACCCGCAGTACGACATCCCGCAGCTGCTGTCGATGTACAAGGTCGGCAAGCTGAACCTGGACGACATGGTCACCCGCCAGTACAAGCTGGAGCAGATCAACGAGGGCTACCAGGACATGCTGGACGGCAAGAACATTCGCGGCATCATCCGCTACACCGACGCGGATCGCTAG
- a CDS encoding YceI family protein, whose protein sequence is MSSVATFLSSPKAVGTWNLDPGQSSIRFENGTMWGALKVRGAFTEFTGSGEIKDDKTVSGRVDIKAASINTGLGTRDHDLRRSNFFNTDHYPDITVVVSGGEPAGGDVARLDAELTVKGITGPLPLKVEVSPLDDGGVRLTTETTVTRKQFAVEGNFLGMVGNKTKLKASLVFRPA, encoded by the coding sequence ATGTCATCTGTCGCAACATTTCTCAGCAGTCCTAAGGCAGTCGGAACCTGGAATCTGGATCCTGGGCAGTCCAGCATCCGATTCGAGAACGGGACCATGTGGGGCGCGCTGAAAGTTCGGGGCGCGTTCACCGAATTCACCGGCAGCGGCGAGATCAAGGACGACAAGACGGTGTCCGGCAGGGTCGATATCAAGGCCGCCTCGATCAACACCGGCTTGGGCACCCGTGACCACGACCTGCGCCGATCGAACTTCTTCAACACCGACCATTACCCCGACATCACCGTCGTGGTCAGCGGTGGGGAGCCGGCCGGCGGCGATGTCGCCCGGCTGGACGCCGAACTGACCGTCAAGGGCATCACCGGACCGTTGCCGCTGAAGGTCGAGGTGTCACCACTCGACGACGGCGGTGTACGACTGACCACCGAGACCACCGTCACCCGTAAACAGTTCGCTGTGGAAGGGAACTTTCTGGGCATGGTCGGCAACAAGACCAAGCTCAAGGCCAGTCTGGTGTTCCGGCCCGCCTAA
- a CDS encoding HIT family protein → MTTVFTKIINRELPGRFVYEDDDVVAFLTIEPMTQGHTLVVPRAEIDQWQDIDGAVFAQVMAVTQKIGKAVCRAFDTERAGVIIAGLEVPHLHVHVFPTRSLSDFGFAGVDRNPSAESLDEAQAKIKAALAELG, encoded by the coding sequence ATGACCACCGTGTTCACCAAAATCATCAACCGGGAGCTGCCGGGTCGGTTCGTCTACGAGGACGACGACGTCGTCGCCTTCTTGACCATCGAGCCGATGACCCAGGGCCACACGCTGGTGGTGCCCCGCGCCGAGATCGACCAGTGGCAGGACATCGACGGCGCCGTCTTCGCCCAGGTGATGGCGGTGACGCAGAAGATCGGCAAAGCGGTGTGCCGAGCGTTCGACACCGAGCGCGCGGGCGTGATCATCGCCGGCCTGGAAGTTCCGCACCTGCATGTCCACGTCTTTCCGACCCGCAGCCTGTCCGACTTCGGCTTCGCCGGTGTGGATCGCAACCCGTCAGCGGAATCGCTGGACGAGGCGCAGGCCAAGATCAAGGCCGCCCTGGCCGAACTAGGCTGA
- a CDS encoding sensor histidine kinase, which yields MVKPLRDILPLKVSLVAATLAMVAIGLLAQGYAVTTILRHRLIGRIDATLIDAAHGWALEQRGRLPSREGEDPNPGRPPTSFYVRDVDPDGSIWTVVNDQNAEPLLPPDNDVGSVPITIGSVDGSGVQWRALSVHGENGRLITVARDLSDPRATLRYLAWWRVTIGVGVLLVLGAAGYVVVNRSLRPLAEVERTAAAIAAGQLDSRVPERDPRTEVGRLTLALNGMLAQIQEAVASSAASAESARISEERMRRFITDASHELRTPLTTIRGFAELYRQGAARDVELLMSRIESEARRMGLLVEDLLLLARTDAQRPLERHWVDLLVLATDAVHDARATAPNRAVELEVFDGPGTPEVLGDEARLRQVLSNLVSNALQHTPDGTAITVRVGTEGDDAILEVVDQGPGMSEQDVERVFERFFRTDSSRARASGGTGLGLSIVDSLTRAHHGSVTVSSPPGQGCTFRVSLPRLADTSARSAELPAEIV from the coding sequence ATGGTCAAACCCCTTCGGGACATCTTGCCGCTGAAAGTCAGCCTGGTCGCCGCGACCCTGGCCATGGTTGCCATCGGGTTGCTGGCGCAGGGCTACGCCGTGACCACGATTTTGCGGCACCGTCTGATCGGCAGGATCGACGCCACGCTCATCGACGCCGCCCACGGCTGGGCCCTGGAACAGCGCGGGCGGCTGCCGTCGAGGGAGGGGGAGGACCCCAATCCCGGTCGGCCGCCGACCAGCTTCTACGTCCGCGACGTCGACCCCGACGGCAGCATCTGGACCGTCGTCAATGACCAGAACGCCGAGCCGTTGCTGCCGCCGGACAACGACGTGGGATCGGTGCCGATCACGATCGGCTCGGTCGACGGGTCGGGCGTGCAGTGGCGGGCGTTGTCGGTGCACGGCGAGAACGGCAGGCTGATCACCGTGGCCAGGGACCTGTCCGATCCCCGGGCCACGCTGCGCTACCTGGCCTGGTGGCGGGTGACGATCGGCGTCGGGGTGCTGTTGGTACTGGGCGCCGCCGGCTATGTGGTGGTCAACCGCAGCCTGCGGCCGCTGGCCGAGGTCGAACGGACCGCGGCGGCCATCGCCGCCGGTCAGTTGGACAGCCGTGTGCCTGAACGTGATCCACGTACCGAAGTCGGACGGCTCACGTTGGCGCTCAACGGCATGTTGGCGCAGATCCAGGAGGCGGTGGCCTCCTCGGCGGCCTCGGCCGAGAGCGCACGCATCTCCGAAGAGCGGATGCGGCGGTTCATCACCGATGCCAGCCACGAGCTGCGTACCCCGCTGACCACGATTCGCGGCTTCGCCGAGCTGTACCGGCAGGGTGCGGCCCGCGATGTGGAGTTGTTGATGTCGCGCATCGAAAGCGAAGCCCGCCGGATGGGTCTGCTCGTCGAGGACCTGCTGCTGTTGGCCAGAACCGATGCTCAGCGTCCGCTGGAGCGGCACTGGGTCGACCTGTTGGTGTTGGCCACCGACGCGGTGCACGACGCCCGGGCCACCGCACCGAATCGCGCTGTCGAACTCGAGGTCTTCGACGGCCCGGGAACCCCGGAGGTGCTCGGCGACGAAGCCCGGCTGCGGCAGGTGCTGAGCAATCTGGTCTCTAATGCGCTGCAACACACTCCGGACGGGACCGCGATCACCGTGCGGGTCGGGACGGAGGGCGACGACGCGATCCTCGAGGTCGTCGACCAGGGCCCCGGAATGAGCGAGCAGGATGTGGAGCGGGTTTTCGAGCGGTTCTTCCGGACCGACTCGTCGCGGGCGCGGGCCAGCGGTGGCACCGGATTGGGGCTGTCGATCGTTGACTCGCTGACCCGGGCGCACCACGGCTCCGTGACCGTCAGCTCTCCGCCGGGTCAGGGTTGCACGTTCCGGGTCTCGCTGCCGCGTCTTGCCGACACCTCGGCTCGCTCCGCCGAGCTGCCCGCTGAGATCGTCTGA
- a CDS encoding response regulator transcription factor — protein sequence MGATAAQDAAPEARVLVVDDETNIVELLSVSLKFQGFEVYTASSGPAALDRAREVRPDAVILDVMMPGMDGFGVLRRLRADGIDAPALFLTARDSLQDKITGLTLGGDDYVTKPFSLEEVVARLRVILRRAGKGAQEPRNSRLTFADIELDEDTHEVWKSGQPVSLSPTEFTLLRYFVINAGTVLSKPKILDHVWRYDFGGDVNVVESYVSYLRRKIDTGEKRLLHTLRGVGYVLREPR from the coding sequence ATGGGAGCAACAGCCGCGCAAGACGCCGCACCGGAGGCCCGAGTTCTCGTCGTCGATGACGAGACAAACATCGTCGAACTGTTGTCGGTCAGCCTGAAATTCCAGGGGTTCGAGGTCTACACGGCCTCCAGCGGGCCGGCGGCGCTGGACCGCGCGCGCGAGGTCCGGCCGGACGCGGTGATCCTCGACGTGATGATGCCGGGCATGGACGGATTCGGGGTGCTGCGCCGGCTGCGCGCCGACGGCATCGACGCGCCGGCGCTGTTCTTGACCGCCCGCGACTCACTGCAGGACAAGATCACCGGGCTGACGCTGGGCGGCGACGACTACGTGACCAAGCCGTTCAGCTTGGAGGAGGTGGTGGCCCGGCTGCGCGTCATCCTGCGTCGGGCGGGCAAGGGCGCCCAGGAACCGCGCAACTCGCGGCTGACGTTCGCCGACATCGAACTCGACGAGGACACCCACGAAGTGTGGAAGTCCGGCCAACCGGTGTCGTTGTCGCCCACCGAGTTCACCTTGCTGCGGTACTTTGTGATCAATGCCGGCACGGTGCTGAGCAAGCCGAAGATCCTCGACCACGTCTGGCGCTACGACTTCGGCGGCGACGTGAACGTGGTGGAGTCCTATGTCTCCTACCTCCGGCGCAAGATCGACACCGGCGAAAAGCGCCTCCTGCACACGCTGCGCGGGGTGGGTTATGTGTTGCGCGAGCCGCGATGA
- a CDS encoding IS481 family transposase, producing the protein MRELSVVEQRYQAVMAVIGDGLSISQVAEKVGVSRQTLHAWLARYEAEGLDGLKDRSHRPRGCPHQMDAHVEAQLLELRRSRPYWGPRRLVFELAKRGVRPVPSESAAYRALVRAAMIDPGVRDRRSRKWKRWERGAAMQLWQMDVVGGFPLADGTSAKALTGVDDHSRMCVCAHLMSRERTRAVCEGLRAALARYGAPEQILTDNGKVFTGRFHHPPVEVLFDAICRHSGIEHLLTQPRSPTTTGKIERFHRSLRAEFLSTQKPFSNLRAAQLALNEWVDYYNTARPHQGIDMLAPAQRFTPGVTGTAVSPPINRTDRSGDDWVSRRVTTNGVVSVAWQQVSVGAHHAGSRCDIHVDGDLLRFYIGDDLVKTAARTSRGEVRNKRAFRTREQAQSLT; encoded by the coding sequence ATGAGGGAGTTGAGCGTGGTTGAGCAGAGGTATCAGGCCGTGATGGCGGTGATCGGTGATGGGTTGTCGATCTCGCAGGTGGCCGAGAAGGTGGGGGTGTCGCGGCAGACGCTGCATGCCTGGTTGGCCCGGTATGAGGCCGAGGGCCTCGACGGGCTCAAGGATCGTTCGCATCGGCCGCGGGGCTGTCCGCATCAGATGGATGCCCATGTCGAGGCGCAGTTGTTGGAGTTGCGTCGGTCGCGGCCGTATTGGGGGCCGCGCCGGTTGGTGTTCGAGTTGGCCAAGCGTGGTGTTAGGCCGGTGCCTTCGGAGTCGGCGGCCTATCGGGCGTTGGTGCGGGCAGCCATGATCGACCCGGGCGTGCGTGATCGGCGTTCGCGTAAGTGGAAACGTTGGGAACGCGGCGCGGCGATGCAACTGTGGCAGATGGACGTCGTCGGCGGGTTCCCGCTGGCCGATGGCACCAGCGCCAAGGCACTGACCGGTGTCGATGATCATTCCCGGATGTGCGTCTGTGCGCACCTGATGAGCCGGGAACGGACCCGGGCGGTCTGCGAGGGGTTACGGGCGGCGCTGGCGCGTTATGGGGCTCCCGAGCAGATCCTGACCGACAACGGCAAGGTGTTCACCGGGCGATTCCATCACCCACCGGTGGAGGTGCTCTTCGATGCGATCTGCCGCCACAGCGGCATCGAACATCTGTTGACCCAACCCCGCAGTCCCACGACGACGGGCAAGATTGAGCGTTTCCACCGCAGCTTGCGTGCTGAATTCCTGAGCACCCAGAAGCCTTTCAGCAATCTCAGGGCCGCGCAGCTGGCGTTGAATGAGTGGGTCGACTATTACAACACCGCCCGCCCGCACCAAGGAATCGACATGCTCGCCCCGGCCCAACGATTCACCCCGGGCGTGACCGGCACGGCGGTGAGCCCACCGATCAACCGCACCGATCGCAGCGGTGATGACTGGGTGTCGCGTCGGGTCACCACCAACGGGGTCGTCAGTGTCGCCTGGCAGCAAGTCAGCGTCGGCGCCCACCACGCCGGCTCACGCTGCGACATCCACGTCGACGGGGATCTACTGCGGTTTTACATCGGCGACGATCTGGTCAAGACCGCCGCACGAACCAGCCGCGGCGAGGTAAGAAACAAACGGGCCTTCCGCACCCGCGAACAGGCCCAATCACTAACCTAG
- a CDS encoding alpha/beta fold hydrolase — translation MPAELSHDETLREVTTEQGVLRYHEAGDGPTLLMLHGSGPGVTGWRNYRGVLPAFAEHFRCLVLEFPGFGVSDDFGGHPMVTAFGAVPAFAEALGLDQFSIVGNSMGGGVGIGYAIGNPDKVSRLVTIGGIGTNLLSPGPAEGIRLLQDFVDNPSRDALVRWLHSMVYDPSVITEELIEERWALATDPDTLASARRMYGKEAFAGMVKMMQASKGPLPWAMMHRLKAPTLVTWGRDDRVSPLDMALIPMRTIPNAEVHVFPNCGHWTMIEAKDAFTRVVLEYLTRD, via the coding sequence ATGCCGGCCGAGTTGAGCCACGACGAGACCCTGCGCGAGGTGACCACCGAGCAAGGGGTCCTGCGCTACCACGAAGCCGGTGACGGACCGACGCTGCTGATGCTGCACGGTTCTGGGCCGGGTGTGACCGGATGGCGCAACTACCGTGGCGTGCTGCCCGCCTTCGCCGAGCACTTCCGCTGCCTGGTGCTGGAATTCCCGGGGTTCGGGGTCAGCGACGACTTCGGCGGGCATCCCATGGTGACCGCGTTCGGCGCGGTGCCGGCCTTCGCCGAAGCGCTGGGGCTGGACCAGTTCAGCATCGTGGGCAACTCGATGGGCGGCGGCGTCGGCATCGGCTACGCGATCGGCAACCCCGACAAGGTGAGCAGGCTGGTGACCATCGGCGGCATCGGCACCAACCTGCTCAGCCCGGGACCGGCCGAGGGCATCCGGTTGCTGCAGGACTTTGTCGACAACCCCAGCCGCGACGCACTGGTGCGCTGGCTGCACTCGATGGTCTACGACCCGTCGGTGATCACCGAAGAACTGATCGAGGAGCGGTGGGCACTGGCCACCGACCCCGACACCCTGGCCAGCGCCCGGCGGATGTACGGCAAGGAAGCCTTCGCAGGCATGGTGAAGATGATGCAGGCGTCCAAGGGGCCGCTGCCGTGGGCGATGATGCACCGGCTGAAGGCGCCGACACTGGTCACCTGGGGCCGCGACGACCGGGTGAGCCCGCTGGACATGGCGCTGATCCCGATGCGGACTATTCCCAACGCCGAGGTGCACGTGTTCCCCAACTGTGGGCACTGGACCATGATCGAGGCCAAGGACGCCTTTACCCGCGTGGTGCTGGAGTACCTGACCCGCGACTAG
- a CDS encoding glucose 1-dehydrogenase produces the protein MTLVDLKGKVAIITGAARGQGAAEARLFTSLGAQVVLTDVLEEGERVATELGARFVRHDVGDEAGWETVVETAVSEFGRLDVLVNNAAICQSVPLVEQSAAGFKAMLRVNLIGAFLGVKAVVEPMRASGGGSVINVSSQAGLQGLAGYSAYGASKWGLRGMTKVAAIELGPYGIRVNSVHPGMIDTPMVAHLGIRPGPGRHPAAPLTRIGMPSEVADVVAFLASDASAYMTGAELAVDGGASAGKVPTPTPAPRRAASGVSVSKEFRDL, from the coding sequence ATGACGTTGGTGGATCTGAAGGGCAAAGTCGCGATCATCACCGGGGCGGCGCGCGGGCAGGGCGCCGCTGAGGCCCGGCTGTTCACCTCGCTGGGCGCTCAAGTGGTGCTGACCGATGTGCTGGAGGAGGGGGAGCGCGTCGCCACCGAACTCGGGGCCCGGTTCGTGCGGCACGACGTCGGGGACGAGGCCGGGTGGGAGACCGTGGTCGAGACGGCGGTCAGCGAGTTCGGGCGACTGGACGTACTGGTCAACAATGCTGCTATCTGCCAGTCGGTTCCGCTCGTCGAGCAGTCCGCCGCGGGCTTCAAGGCGATGCTGCGGGTCAACCTCATCGGGGCGTTTCTGGGCGTCAAGGCGGTGGTGGAGCCGATGCGGGCGAGCGGCGGAGGGTCGGTGATCAATGTGTCGTCGCAGGCCGGGTTGCAGGGCCTGGCCGGCTACAGCGCCTACGGGGCATCGAAGTGGGGGCTGCGCGGCATGACGAAGGTCGCTGCAATCGAGTTGGGGCCCTACGGGATTCGAGTCAATTCGGTGCATCCCGGCATGATCGACACCCCGATGGTCGCGCATCTGGGCATCCGGCCCGGCCCGGGCCGGCATCCGGCAGCGCCGCTGACCCGCATCGGAATGCCCTCCGAAGTCGCCGACGTGGTCGCCTTCTTGGCCTCGGACGCCTCGGCGTATATGACCGGAGCCGAGCTGGCCGTCGACGGCGGGGCCAGCGCGGGCAAGGTACCGACCCCGACCCCGGCACCGCGACGGGCAGCGTCCGGCGTTAGCGTGTCTAAAGAGTTTCGGGATCTTTGA
- a CDS encoding SDR family NAD(P)-dependent oxidoreductase — translation MQLRNARVLITGASRGLGRSIAQVAAERGADVALVARDGAALEILAKELDGKAYPTDLSDPAAVETLIERVESDGPVDVLINNAGLDHVGLLPDTSAQSVREVLQVNLAAPMELSRSLMPRLVSRGRGHIVNVSSMGALSITPGLTLYGTSKAGLSQFTHGLRQELRGTPVGTTLVQLGSVKTDMIDNIREFGPTRRVIERFERWRMQPREALDPVFVANAVADAVERRRKYVNLPRQIVVTAALTEIPRRLSEVLITGLDVKTV, via the coding sequence ATGCAACTGAGGAACGCTCGGGTCTTGATCACCGGCGCCAGCCGTGGTCTGGGCAGGAGCATCGCCCAGGTGGCAGCCGAGCGTGGCGCCGACGTCGCGCTGGTGGCACGCGATGGTGCGGCCCTGGAGATCCTGGCCAAGGAGCTCGACGGCAAGGCCTACCCGACCGACCTGTCCGACCCCGCGGCCGTGGAGACCTTGATCGAGCGGGTGGAATCCGACGGGCCGGTGGACGTGCTGATCAACAACGCCGGCCTGGACCACGTCGGTCTGCTGCCCGACACCTCGGCGCAGTCGGTGCGAGAAGTGTTGCAGGTCAACCTGGCTGCGCCGATGGAGCTGAGCCGTTCGCTCATGCCGCGGCTGGTGTCTCGCGGTCGGGGCCACATCGTCAACGTGTCGTCGATGGGCGCGCTGAGCATCACGCCGGGCCTCACCCTGTACGGCACCTCGAAGGCCGGTCTGAGCCAGTTCACCCACGGACTGCGCCAGGAACTGCGCGGTACCCCGGTCGGCACCACGCTGGTTCAGCTCGGGTCGGTCAAGACCGACATGATCGACAACATCCGTGAATTCGGCCCGACGCGTCGGGTGATCGAGCGCTTCGAGCGGTGGCGGATGCAGCCGCGGGAAGCACTGGATCCGGTGTTCGTGGCCAACGCGGTCGCCGATGCCGTCGAGCGGCGCCGCAAGTATGTGAACCTGCCGCGCCAGATCGTGGTGACCGCGGCACTCACCGAAATCCCCCGCCGGCTCAGTGAAGTCCTGATCACCGGCCTCGACGTGAAGACGGTCTGA